In the genome of Streptacidiphilus rugosus AM-16, one region contains:
- the topA gene encoding type I DNA topoisomerase translates to MSPTSETARDGRRLVIVESPAKAKTIKGYLGPGYVVEASVGHIRDLPGTAAEVPEGYTGEVRRLGIDVDHDFEPIYVVNSDKKAQVSKLKALLKDADELFLATDEDREGEAIAWHLQEVLRPKVPVHRMVFHEITKDAIQEAVRHPRELNKLLVDAQETRRILDRLYGYEVSPVLWKKVMPKLSAGRVQSVATRLVVERERERMAFRSASYWDLTAVFATADALSGKAAAAGDPGTFGARLSSVDGRRVATGRDFDSLGQLKSSAGSAAQVLHLDEQSARSLAAALADTDFRVRSVESKPYRRSPYAPFRTTTLQQEASRKLGFGAKRAMDVAQRLYENGFITYMRTDSTTLSDTAVNAARAQVEQLYGREYLPDAPRVYQGKVKNAQEAHEAIRPSGDRFRTPAETRLSGDEFKLYELIWMRTVASQMKDAVGQSVTVKVGGASADGRDAEFSASGKIITFHGFLKAYVEGRDDPDAELDDRERRLPQVAEGDGVTAEEINPDGHATKPPARYTEASLVKELEDREIGRPSTYAAIIDTIIARRYVFKKGTALVPSFLALAVVRLLEEHFGRLVDYNFTAKMEDDLDAIARGEAESVPWLRRFYFGEGDVPASAASAADAGNGDGDHLGGLKELVTDLGAIDAREISSFPLPDSDVVLRVGRYGPYVERGEQRADVPDELAPDELTVELAEELLAKPSGERELGNDPVTGNAIVAKDGRYGPYFTEILPEGTPKTGKNAVKPRTGSLLSSMSLDTVTLEDALKIFGLPRVVGADAEGVEITAQNGRYGPYLKKGTDSRSLENEDQMFTVTLEEALAIYAQPKARGRAAAKPPLKELGVDPVSEKPVVVKDGRFGPYVTDGETNATLRRDDSVEEITPERGFELLAEKRAKGPAKKTAKKAPAKKAPAKKTAAKKTVAKKATAKKAPAAKKTTAEK, encoded by the coding sequence ACGTGGTCGAGGCCAGCGTCGGGCATATCCGCGACCTGCCCGGCACGGCGGCGGAGGTACCCGAGGGCTACACCGGCGAGGTCCGCCGGCTCGGCATCGACGTGGACCACGATTTCGAGCCGATCTACGTCGTGAATTCGGACAAGAAGGCCCAGGTCTCCAAGCTCAAGGCGCTTCTCAAGGACGCCGACGAACTCTTCCTCGCCACCGATGAGGACCGCGAGGGCGAGGCGATCGCCTGGCATCTCCAGGAGGTGCTGCGCCCGAAGGTGCCGGTGCACCGGATGGTCTTCCACGAGATCACCAAGGACGCGATCCAGGAGGCCGTGCGGCACCCGCGCGAGCTGAACAAGCTTCTGGTCGACGCACAGGAGACGCGCCGCATCCTCGACCGCCTCTACGGCTACGAGGTCTCCCCGGTGCTCTGGAAGAAGGTCATGCCGAAGCTGTCGGCAGGCCGTGTCCAGTCCGTCGCGACCCGCCTCGTCGTCGAGCGGGAGCGCGAGCGGATGGCGTTCCGTTCCGCCTCCTACTGGGACCTGACCGCCGTCTTCGCCACCGCCGACGCCCTCTCCGGCAAGGCTGCCGCCGCCGGCGACCCGGGTACCTTCGGTGCGCGCCTCAGTTCGGTCGACGGCCGCCGCGTCGCGACCGGCCGTGACTTCGACTCGCTCGGGCAGCTCAAGAGCTCCGCCGGTTCGGCCGCGCAGGTCCTGCACCTGGACGAGCAGTCGGCCCGCTCGCTGGCCGCCGCGCTCGCCGACACCGACTTCCGGGTGCGCAGCGTCGAGTCGAAGCCGTACCGCCGCTCCCCGTACGCGCCGTTCCGCACCACCACGCTGCAGCAGGAGGCCAGCCGCAAGCTCGGCTTCGGCGCGAAGCGGGCGATGGACGTGGCGCAGCGGCTGTACGAGAACGGCTTCATCACCTATATGCGTACCGACTCGACCACGCTCTCGGACACGGCGGTCAACGCCGCCCGGGCGCAGGTCGAGCAGCTCTACGGCCGCGAGTACCTGCCGGACGCGCCGCGCGTCTACCAGGGCAAGGTCAAGAACGCCCAGGAGGCGCACGAGGCGATCCGCCCCTCCGGCGACCGCTTCCGCACCCCGGCCGAGACCCGTCTCTCCGGCGACGAGTTCAAGCTCTACGAGCTGATCTGGATGCGGACCGTCGCCTCCCAGATGAAGGACGCGGTCGGCCAGTCCGTCACCGTCAAGGTCGGCGGCGCCTCCGCGGACGGCAGGGACGCCGAGTTCTCCGCCTCCGGCAAGATCATCACCTTCCACGGCTTCCTCAAGGCCTACGTCGAGGGCCGTGACGACCCGGACGCCGAGCTGGACGACCGCGAGCGCCGCCTGCCGCAGGTCGCCGAGGGCGACGGCGTGACGGCCGAGGAGATCAACCCGGACGGGCACGCCACCAAGCCGCCGGCCCGCTACACCGAGGCCTCGCTGGTCAAGGAGCTGGAGGACCGCGAGATCGGCCGCCCGTCGACCTACGCGGCGATCATCGACACGATCATCGCGCGACGGTACGTCTTCAAGAAGGGCACCGCGCTGGTCCCCTCCTTCCTGGCGCTGGCCGTGGTCCGGCTGCTGGAGGAGCACTTCGGCCGCCTGGTCGACTACAACTTCACCGCCAAGATGGAGGACGACCTCGACGCCATCGCGCGCGGCGAGGCCGAGTCGGTGCCGTGGCTGCGCCGCTTCTACTTCGGCGAGGGCGACGTCCCGGCGTCGGCCGCCTCCGCGGCCGACGCCGGCAACGGCGACGGCGACCACCTCGGCGGTCTCAAGGAGCTCGTCACCGATCTCGGCGCGATCGACGCCCGCGAGATCAGCTCCTTCCCGCTGCCCGACTCGGACGTGGTGCTGCGCGTCGGCCGCTACGGCCCCTACGTCGAGCGCGGCGAGCAGCGCGCCGACGTCCCGGACGAGCTGGCCCCGGACGAGCTGACGGTCGAGCTGGCCGAGGAGCTGCTGGCGAAGCCGAGCGGCGAGCGCGAGCTGGGCAACGACCCGGTGACCGGCAACGCGATCGTGGCGAAGGACGGCCGCTACGGCCCCTACTTCACCGAGATCCTGCCCGAGGGCACGCCCAAGACCGGGAAGAACGCGGTCAAGCCGCGGACCGGCTCGCTGCTGAGCTCCATGTCGCTGGACACGGTGACCCTGGAGGACGCGCTCAAGATCTTCGGCCTGCCGAGGGTCGTCGGCGCCGACGCCGAGGGCGTCGAGATCACGGCGCAGAACGGGCGCTACGGCCCGTATCTGAAGAAGGGCACGGACTCGCGCTCGCTCGAGAACGAGGACCAGATGTTCACCGTCACCCTCGAAGAGGCGTTGGCGATCTACGCCCAGCCGAAGGCACGCGGCCGCGCCGCGGCGAAGCCGCCGCTGAAGGAACTCGGCGTGGACCCGGTGAGCGAGAAGCCGGTCGTGGTGAAGGACGGCCGCTTCGGCCCGTACGTCACCGACGGCGAGACCAACGCGACCCTGCGCCGGGACGACTCCGTCGAGGAGATCACCCCGGAGCGCGGCTTCGAACTGCTGGCGGAGAAGCGGGCCAAGGGCCCGGCCAAGAAGACGGCGAAGAAGGCCCCGGCCAAGAAGGCGCCGGCGAAGAAGACGGCCGCCAAGAAGACGGTGGCGAAGAAGGCCACCGCCAAGAAGGCGCCGGCGGCGAAGAAGACGACCGCCGAGAAGTAG
- a CDS encoding DNA polymerase III subunit delta' has translation MSVWDDLVGQDQVVEQLVSAAQGARTVVAGEATGASGMTHAWLFTGPPGSGRSTAARAFAAALQCTSPDIDLGGVPGCGFCDGCHTALIGSHADVNTVRTDGLSIGVKETRELVRNASMSPAGRRWQVIIIEDADRLTEGAANVLLKAIEEPAPRTVWLLCAPSVEDALPTIRSRCRLLVLRSPAVGAVADVLMRRDGVDPELAAFAARASQGHIGRARRLAQDESVRARRAEVLKLPLTVGDLGACLAGAQALVDAATAEAKQVAEEVDAKETEELRAALGAAAGVGGRMPRGTAGAMKELEDRQKRRATRIQRDSLDLALLDLAGFYRDVLAVQFGAGGGLSNEDLRSGVERLASQSTPEATLRRIESVLACRDAIERNVAPLLAVEAMTVALRAG, from the coding sequence GTGAGCGTGTGGGACGACCTGGTCGGCCAGGACCAGGTGGTGGAGCAGCTCGTCTCCGCCGCCCAGGGAGCCCGCACCGTCGTGGCGGGGGAGGCTACGGGGGCGTCGGGCATGACGCACGCCTGGCTGTTCACCGGGCCTCCGGGGTCGGGGCGGTCCACGGCCGCGCGCGCGTTCGCGGCGGCGCTGCAGTGCACCTCGCCCGACATCGACCTGGGCGGTGTGCCCGGCTGTGGGTTCTGCGACGGCTGTCACACCGCGTTGATCGGCAGCCACGCCGACGTGAACACGGTGCGGACGGACGGGCTCAGCATCGGCGTCAAGGAGACGCGTGAGCTGGTTCGCAACGCGTCGATGTCGCCGGCCGGCCGCCGCTGGCAGGTGATCATCATCGAGGACGCGGACCGGCTCACCGAGGGCGCGGCCAACGTCCTGCTGAAGGCGATCGAGGAGCCCGCGCCCCGCACGGTGTGGCTGCTCTGCGCGCCGAGCGTCGAGGACGCGCTGCCCACGATCCGCTCGCGCTGCCGTCTGCTCGTGCTGCGTTCGCCCGCGGTCGGTGCGGTAGCGGACGTGCTGATGCGCCGTGACGGCGTGGATCCGGAGCTCGCGGCCTTCGCGGCCCGCGCCTCGCAGGGGCACATCGGGCGCGCGCGCCGGCTGGCCCAGGACGAGTCCGTGCGGGCGCGCCGCGCCGAGGTGCTGAAGCTGCCGCTGACGGTGGGAGATCTGGGCGCCTGCCTGGCCGGGGCCCAGGCGCTGGTGGACGCCGCGACGGCGGAGGCGAAGCAGGTCGCCGAGGAGGTCGACGCGAAGGAGACCGAGGAGCTGCGCGCGGCCCTCGGCGCGGCGGCGGGTGTCGGCGGGCGGATGCCTCGCGGTACGGCGGGCGCGATGAAGGAGCTCGAGGACCGGCAGAAGCGGCGGGCGACGCGTATCCAGCGGGACAGCCTCGACCTCGCGCTGCTCGACCTCGCGGGCTTCTACCGCGACGTGCTGGCGGTCCAGTTCGGGGCCGGCGGCGGGCTGTCCAACGAGGACCTGCGGTCGGGCGTCGAGCGTCTGGCGTCGCAGTCCACGCCGGAGGCCACGCTGCGCCGCATCGAGTCCGTGCTGGCCTGCCGCGACGCGATCGAGCGCAACGTGGCGCCGCTGCTCGCCGTCGAGGCCATGACGGTCGCCCTCCGCGCGGGCTGA
- the leuE gene encoding leucine efflux protein LeuE — protein MFGVTHYSTYVLGALLIVLLPGPNSLFVLSVAARSGIATGYRAAAGVFVGDTTLILLTSLGAASLLRATPLVFDAVKLIGAVYLLVIGWGMLRAARALWRDRHDAAVPSETRETPETAAAAAAAEPAASGSPFRRALVISLLNPKAILFLLSFFVQFVDPSYSSPALSFAILGGTIQFFSFAYLTTLILAGHRLAAVFRSRRRLSAGLTTGVAALFIGFAAKLATASAG, from the coding sequence ATGTTCGGCGTGACCCACTACTCCACCTACGTGCTGGGTGCTCTGCTGATCGTTCTGCTGCCCGGCCCGAACTCGCTCTTCGTGCTCTCGGTCGCCGCGCGCAGCGGGATAGCCACCGGCTACCGCGCGGCGGCGGGCGTCTTCGTCGGCGACACGACGCTGATCCTGCTCACCTCGCTCGGCGCGGCCTCCCTGCTGCGCGCCACCCCGCTGGTCTTCGACGCGGTGAAGCTGATCGGCGCGGTCTACCTGCTGGTGATCGGCTGGGGGATGCTCCGCGCCGCCCGCGCCCTCTGGCGCGACCGCCACGACGCGGCCGTGCCCTCGGAGACCAGGGAGACCCCGGAGACGGCCGCAGCCGCAGCCGCGGCCGAGCCGGCCGCGTCGGGTTCGCCCTTCCGCCGGGCCCTGGTCATCAGCCTGCTCAACCCGAAGGCGATCCTCTTCCTGCTCTCCTTCTTCGTGCAGTTCGTCGACCCGTCCTACTCCAGCCCGGCCCTCTCCTTCGCCATCCTCGGCGGCACGATCCAGTTCTTCAGCTTCGCCTACCTCACCACCCTGATCCTGGCGGGCCACCGCCTCGCGGCCGTCTTCCGCTCCCGCCGCCGCCTCTCGGCCGGCCTCACCACGGGCGTCGCGGCCCTCTTCATCGGCTTCGCGGCGAAGCTGGCCACCGCCTCCGCGGGCTGA
- a CDS encoding alpha/beta hydrolase: protein MKRTPVTRAVTALTALGLAALAAGCTSSAPAPGSTAGSGATAASSGPSSADNAPSSNAAATLQPLPTEVAANLQPYYAQRLSWHSCDSGFQCTTFKVPLDYSDPAGGDITLSAVRKPATGQGIPRIGSLLVNPGGPGGSAVDYAEYAAMSFPTVVRAAYDIVGVDPRGVARSAPVKCLSDAQMDAFTAVDTTPDNQADVDKLVAADKTFAKACQAQSGKLLAHVSTVESARDMDVFRALLGDAKLHYLGKSYGTFLGATYAGLFPSKVGTMVLDGAMNPSLNAMQLNSQQAGGFEVAFDAFAADCVKRSGCPLGTGTVEQAGAKLDAFFHSLDSKPLPTGQSRQLDEALGTTGVISAMYDQTQWPDLRLALTAAVDNGDGKALLALSDQYYERGPDGTYSNLMYANSAVNCLDLPPAATSPDQVRQEAPTYEKASPQFGTTLAWGGLTCAYWPVAATGAPHVIPAKGAAPILVVGTIRDPATPYAWAQGLAAQLDSGSLLTYDGDGHTAYSRGSSCIDEAVNSYLLEGRVPPKGTVCH, encoded by the coding sequence ATGAAGAGAACGCCCGTGACCAGGGCCGTCACGGCACTGACCGCCCTCGGTCTGGCGGCGTTGGCCGCCGGCTGCACCTCCTCGGCCCCGGCGCCCGGTTCCACCGCCGGAAGCGGCGCGACGGCCGCCTCCAGCGGGCCGTCCTCCGCCGACAACGCCCCCAGCAGCAACGCCGCCGCCACCCTGCAGCCGCTGCCCACCGAGGTCGCCGCGAACCTCCAGCCGTACTACGCGCAGCGGCTCTCCTGGCACAGCTGCGACTCCGGTTTCCAGTGCACGACCTTCAAGGTCCCGCTGGACTACTCCGACCCGGCCGGCGGGGACATCACCCTCTCGGCGGTCCGCAAGCCGGCCACCGGCCAGGGGATCCCACGGATCGGGTCGCTGCTGGTCAACCCGGGCGGACCCGGCGGCTCGGCGGTCGACTACGCCGAGTACGCGGCCATGAGCTTCCCGACCGTGGTCCGCGCCGCCTACGACATCGTCGGCGTCGACCCGCGCGGCGTCGCCCGCAGCGCCCCGGTGAAGTGCCTTTCCGACGCGCAGATGGACGCCTTCACCGCCGTCGACACCACCCCGGACAACCAGGCCGACGTCGACAAGCTCGTCGCGGCGGACAAGACCTTCGCCAAGGCGTGCCAGGCGCAGTCCGGCAAGCTGCTGGCGCACGTCAGCACCGTCGAGTCGGCGCGCGACATGGACGTCTTCCGCGCACTGCTCGGCGACGCCAAGCTGCACTACCTCGGCAAGTCCTACGGGACCTTCCTCGGCGCGACCTACGCGGGCCTGTTCCCCTCGAAGGTCGGCACGATGGTCCTGGACGGGGCGATGAACCCGTCGCTGAACGCGATGCAGCTGAACAGCCAGCAGGCGGGCGGCTTCGAGGTCGCCTTCGACGCCTTCGCCGCGGACTGCGTGAAGCGGTCGGGCTGCCCGCTCGGCACCGGCACCGTCGAGCAGGCCGGGGCGAAGCTGGACGCCTTCTTCCACTCGCTCGACAGCAAGCCGCTGCCGACCGGGCAGAGCCGTCAGCTCGACGAGGCGCTGGGCACCACCGGTGTGATCTCCGCCATGTACGACCAGACGCAGTGGCCGGACCTGCGGCTCGCCCTCACCGCGGCCGTGGACAACGGCGACGGGAAGGCGCTGCTCGCGCTCTCCGACCAGTACTACGAGCGCGGCCCCGACGGGACCTACAGCAACCTGATGTACGCGAACTCGGCCGTCAACTGCCTCGACCTGCCGCCCGCCGCGACCTCGCCGGACCAGGTCCGCCAGGAGGCGCCGACGTACGAGAAGGCCTCCCCGCAGTTCGGCACCACTCTCGCCTGGGGCGGCCTGACCTGCGCGTACTGGCCGGTGGCGGCCACCGGCGCACCGCACGTCATCCCGGCGAAGGGCGCCGCGCCCATCCTCGTCGTGGGCACCATCCGCGACCCCGCGACCCCCTACGCCTGGGCGCAGGGCCTGGCCGCGCAGCTGGATTCGGGCTCGCTGCTGACCTACGACGGCGACGGCCACACCGCCTATTCGCGCGGCAGCAGCTGCATCGACGAGGCGGTCAACTCCTACCTGCTCGAGGGCCGCGTCCCGCCGAAGGGGACCGTCTGCCACTGA
- the tmk gene encoding dTMP kinase, producing the protein MSAESQEPGNGAPESPHTSPVGVSLTERARALLRVRGYRRAWRAQAVGTLGDRLALLTMLGLTVVAVVGAQALGGGYTAALFAIAAVFGARLVGTVLFGAVLLAPLAQLTQRLDRRQLLLGAEALRAALIGCSVFWVTWVGSKAWIWLLVTVFAAAALERVVTVTRESIAPALLPTATPGHPPVDQRPVLRHIDLRTSYAAVPYGALALVLLTLLDQGVGHGIPWLAAHSLALAGFGAAALFVAAGTLSFGQELPERAAEGARAFEPRSPLTNLRAPADVTPGLGARGRTGSSLTFSFAACAVVAGVAAAASVAYVHAFDLLAGEIGYGLLVLALTAGLPLGLRITRSVLPTLSRRRLLPLAMGTSGLALLLGGLVRDYVLALVLFTLAGIAGGVAFRTARALLALETEEARLPRVDEHLHAMLRVSVALALVAGPLVGAAFGPEQFGGTTLTFDHGGAGLAVSVAGLALLLAGVVTLLRTDDRKGVAPLPRDVWEALRGGAEPPAYRAGTGFFIALEGGDGAGKSTQAQALAEWIRSKGHEVLLTREPGGSGIGQRLRAMLLDVGNTGISHRAEALMYAADRAEHVDSVIRPALARGAVVITDRYSDSSVAYQGAGRDLVGADIARLNRWATDGLVPDLTVLLDVAPSAARERFTEAPTGSSPSPRPSTSGCGPDSWPSRPPTRRATWWSTRASRRTPSRRRSGTDSTASCRSPSRRRRPWPSRSASPARPRHAGSRRRPAARRRRSAPSASARRRWSGSGWRPRRPRRPARPRRTAGPPRRRARRPRPPAARPRRRPHAAPRRRRSAAGPLRPRAPRLQPRPPGWPSWSASARRSERRSAAARRRPCAVPSSPASRRRQQRRPRPRRPPRRVRPSPRPRSASRPTARPAT; encoded by the coding sequence ATGAGCGCCGAGTCGCAGGAGCCCGGAAACGGGGCCCCGGAAAGCCCCCACACGTCCCCCGTCGGCGTCAGCCTGACGGAACGCGCCCGCGCCCTGCTGCGCGTGCGGGGTTATCGCCGCGCCTGGCGCGCGCAGGCGGTGGGCACGCTGGGCGACCGACTCGCCCTGCTGACGATGCTCGGCCTGACCGTCGTCGCCGTGGTCGGGGCGCAGGCGCTGGGCGGCGGATACACCGCCGCGCTGTTCGCCATCGCCGCCGTCTTCGGCGCCCGGCTCGTCGGCACGGTGCTCTTCGGCGCCGTGCTGCTCGCCCCGCTGGCACAGCTGACGCAGCGTCTGGACCGGCGACAGCTGCTTCTCGGCGCGGAGGCGTTGCGCGCCGCGCTCATCGGCTGCTCCGTGTTCTGGGTGACCTGGGTCGGCAGCAAGGCCTGGATCTGGCTGCTCGTCACCGTCTTCGCCGCCGCCGCGCTCGAACGGGTCGTCACCGTCACCCGCGAGTCCATCGCCCCGGCGCTGCTGCCCACCGCCACGCCCGGCCACCCGCCGGTCGACCAACGACCGGTGCTGCGTCACATCGACCTGCGGACCAGCTACGCCGCCGTCCCCTACGGCGCGCTCGCGCTGGTGCTGCTGACCCTGCTCGACCAGGGCGTCGGCCACGGCATCCCGTGGCTCGCCGCCCACTCCCTCGCGCTGGCGGGCTTCGGCGCCGCCGCGCTCTTCGTCGCCGCGGGGACCCTCTCCTTCGGGCAGGAACTGCCCGAGCGCGCCGCCGAGGGCGCCCGCGCCTTCGAGCCGCGCTCGCCGTTGACGAACCTGCGCGCTCCCGCCGACGTCACCCCCGGCCTGGGCGCCCGCGGACGCACCGGCTCCTCCCTCACCTTCAGCTTCGCGGCTTGTGCCGTCGTGGCCGGGGTCGCCGCCGCCGCGTCGGTCGCCTACGTCCACGCCTTCGACCTGCTCGCGGGCGAGATCGGCTACGGGCTGCTGGTGCTGGCGCTCACCGCCGGACTGCCGCTCGGCCTGCGGATCACCCGCAGTGTCCTGCCGACGCTGAGCCGACGCCGGCTGCTGCCGCTGGCCATGGGCACCTCGGGCCTGGCCCTGCTGCTCGGCGGGCTGGTCAGGGACTACGTGCTCGCCCTCGTGCTGTTCACCCTGGCCGGGATCGCCGGCGGCGTCGCCTTCAGGACGGCACGGGCACTGCTCGCGCTGGAGACGGAGGAGGCACGCCTTCCGCGCGTCGACGAGCACCTGCACGCGATGCTGCGGGTCTCCGTCGCGCTCGCGCTGGTCGCCGGTCCGCTGGTCGGCGCGGCCTTCGGCCCTGAGCAGTTCGGCGGCACCACCCTGACCTTCGACCACGGCGGCGCGGGCCTGGCGGTCTCGGTCGCCGGGCTGGCGCTGCTGCTCGCCGGCGTCGTGACGCTGCTGCGCACCGACGACCGCAAGGGCGTCGCGCCGCTGCCCCGTGACGTCTGGGAGGCCCTGCGGGGCGGGGCCGAGCCGCCCGCGTACCGCGCGGGCACCGGCTTCTTCATCGCCCTGGAGGGCGGCGACGGGGCGGGCAAGTCCACCCAGGCGCAGGCGCTGGCGGAGTGGATCCGCAGCAAGGGCCACGAGGTGCTGCTGACCCGCGAGCCGGGCGGCAGCGGGATCGGCCAGCGCCTGCGGGCGATGCTGCTGGACGTCGGCAACACCGGCATCTCGCACCGTGCCGAGGCGCTGATGTACGCCGCGGACCGGGCGGAACACGTGGACTCGGTGATCCGCCCGGCGCTCGCACGCGGCGCCGTCGTCATCACCGACCGCTACTCCGACTCGTCCGTCGCCTACCAGGGCGCGGGCCGCGACCTGGTGGGCGCGGACATCGCCCGGCTGAACCGCTGGGCGACCGACGGCCTGGTGCCCGACCTGACGGTGCTGCTCGACGTCGCCCCCTCGGCGGCGCGCGAGCGCTTCACCGAGGCCCCGACCGGCTCGAGTCCGAGCCCGAGGCCTTCCACCAGCGGGTGCGGGCCGGATTCCTGGCCCTCGCGGCCGCCGACCCGGCGCGCTACCTGGTGGTCGACGCGGGCCAGCCGCCGCACGCCGTCACGACGGCGATCCGGCACCGACTCGACCGCGAGCTGCCGCTCTCCGAGCAGGAGAAGGCGGCCCTGGCCGAGCAGGAGCGCCTCGCCCGCGAGGCCGAGGCACGCCGGATCGAGGAGGAGGCCCGCCGCAAGGCGGAGGAGGAGCGCGCCGAGCGCGAGCGCCAGGAGACGCTGGAGCGGCTCAGGCTGGAGGCCGAGGAGGCCGAGAAGGCCCGCCAGGCCGAGGAGGACCGCCGGGCCGCCGAGGCGGCGCGCTCGGCGGCCGAGGCCGCCCGCCGCCAGGCCGAGGAGGAGGCCGCACGCCGCGCCGAGGAGGAGGCGGAGCGCCGCAGGGCCGCTGAGGCCGCGCGCGCCGCGGCTGCAGCCGAGGCCGCCCGGCTGGCCGAGCTGGAGCGCCAGCGCGAGGAGAAGCGAGCGGAGGAGCGCCGCCGCGCGGAGGAGGCCCTGCGCCGTGCCGAGCAGTCCCGCCTCGCGGCGGAGGCAGCAGAGGCGGCCACGGCCGCGGAGACCGCCGCGGCGGGTCCGGCCGAGCCCAAGACCGAGGAGCGCGAGTCGGCCGACGGCCCGTCCGGCCACATAG